Proteins co-encoded in one Clostridia bacterium genomic window:
- a CDS encoding MFS transporter has product TAAASSARTGTAEQWSVLRRDRQLQILAAGFVLCWVMYIQWGSTLPNYLKALGVSMPRYSLLWTLNGAMILIGQPLVNAVAARLPDPVRQIHLGTSLLALTCVLLMSNTAYAGFVLAMALTTLGEMFVWPGVPAVAGHLAPEGHRGIYQGVVSSAGTAGRMIGPVLGGVLYDHTSRPVLFTVMLVLVGLALAVFSALDRAASRTARQTGA; this is encoded by the coding sequence ACAGCCGCCGCGTCCTCGGCGCGGACAGGGACGGCCGAGCAATGGAGCGTCCTGCGCCGCGATCGCCAGCTGCAGATCCTCGCGGCCGGATTCGTGCTCTGCTGGGTCATGTACATCCAGTGGGGCTCCACGCTGCCCAACTACCTCAAGGCGCTCGGCGTCAGCATGCCGCGGTACAGCCTGCTCTGGACGCTGAACGGCGCGATGATCCTCATCGGGCAGCCCCTTGTGAACGCCGTCGCGGCCCGCCTGCCCGACCCCGTGCGGCAGATCCACCTCGGAACCAGCCTGCTTGCGCTCACCTGCGTCCTTCTCATGAGCAACACCGCCTATGCCGGCTTCGTGCTGGCGATGGCGTTGACGACCCTCGGCGAGATGTTCGTGTGGCCGGGCGTGCCGGCCGTCGCGGGCCATCTCGCGCCGGAGGGGCACCGCGGCATCTATCAGGGCGTCGTCAGCAGCGCCGGCACGGCCGGCCGCATGATCGGCCCGGTGCTCGGCGGCGTCCTCTACGATCACACCTCGCGTCCCGTCCTGTTCACGGTGATGCTCGTCCTCGTCGGCCTCGCGCTCGCCGTTTTTTCCGCGCTCGACCGCGCCGCGTCCCGCACCGCCCGCCAGACCGGCGCATAA